The window GGCGGGGGTGAGAACCTCGGACTCATCGATGAAGTCCACGCCCAGGGCCTCGAGGATGCGGGCTTCCATGTAATGGCCGATGCGACACTTGGCCATCACCGGGATGGTCACGGCCTCCATGATCTCCAGGACCTTCTCGGGGTCCGCCATACGGGCCACCCCGCCCTGAGCCCGGATGTCCGCGGGGACGCGTTCCAGGGCCATGACCGCGACGGCCCCTGCCTCCTCGGCGATCTGCGCCTGCTCCGCGTTGGTCACATCCATGATCACGCCGCCCTTGAGCATCTGGGCCAGCCCCCGCTTCACCGTCACCGTCCCATAAGCGCGCTGAACTTCCTGCGCCATGGTCGCCTCCCTCAGGATCTCGGTTTCCTTCGCCGGCTGCTCTCCCCACAGCCTCCGCCCCTCCGGATGGCCTGCAGGAGAAGCGAAGGGATGATCCGTCCCGCAAGTGCTTTTCTATTTTAACGCAAGCGGTCGCGGGAAGCGGCCCCCTCTCCAGGGTCCGCCACCTCGCTCCCAAACCTTCCCCGGCGGAACCGATGGCAACTTCAGGTTAAGATAGTAACCGGATGTCCGGAGATCGCCGCCGGTCGACCCGGCTGAGCGGGCACACCCGCTCGGACATCGGACCCGGGGAAAGCGCCATGGGATGATCTCAGGGGTTTCCTGACGAGCAGGAAGGAGCGCAAGGCATGCACGAACAGAGCGCGCTGGGACGAATTGAGGTCCTGCCTTCCGCGATCGCGACGGTGGTCGCCCGGGCTCTCACCCAGTGCTACGGGGTGGTGGGGCTGGCTCCCCATCGGATGACCGATGCGGTGGCCAACTTCTTCGCGCCCGACGCCCGGCGCAGCATCCAGATCCGGGAACGGCCGGAAGGCCTAGTCATCGACGTGTATCTCATCCTGGCCTACGGCGTCCGCCTGATCGCCGTCGCCCACAGCGTCCAGCAGGCCATCAAATATCAGGTGGAGCGCATCGTCGGGCTGCCGGTCGCCGAGGTGAACGTCCACATCCAGGGCCTGCAAGCACCGCCCTCCTCCCGCCCGGGGAGGGGATGAGGGAACGCTTCCCTATGTCGGGATGGAAGAGGCAGGAGGCATAAATCCTCGCGAATCCGGAGGAAGCTGTGGAGGCCGGAGAGACTCGACCCATCCGCCGTCCGCTGCACGAGGTGGATGGGCAGACTTTCAAACGAATGATCCGGGCCGGGTTGCTCTGGCTCCGCCGGCACCACCACCTGGTAAACGCCCTGAACGTGTTCCCGGTGCCGGACGGGGACACGGGGACGAACATGCTCCTGACCATGGAGGCGGCCTGGCAGGAGATCGCTGGGATGTCGGACCGGGAGATCGGTGCCGTCCTCCAGCGGATGGCCCGCGGGGCCCTGATGGGCGCCCGGGGGAACTCCGGGGTGATCCTCTCTCAAATCTGGCGCGGGATGGCGGAGGCCCTGGATCACCGCCCCACGATGACGGCCGAGGATCTGGCTCGGGCCCTCCAGGAAGCCACCCGCACGGCCTATCGAGGGGTGATGAGGCCGGTGGAGGGAACCATCCTCACGGTGATCCGCGAGGCCAGCGAGGCCGCCGCGGAAGCCCTGGGCCGGGGCGCGGACATCGTGGAGCTGCTGGAGCAGGTGGTTCATCGCGCGCGCGAAGCGGTGCGCCGCACCCCCGAGCTGCTTCCGATCCTGAAGGCGGCGGGCGTGGTGGATTCGGGCGGACAGGGCCTTTACCTGATCCTGGAGGGGATGTTGCGCGATCTGCGCGGGGAGCCCGTGGAGCCGGAAGAACCGACGGCGGAGTCCCTGCCCTCCGGCGCCCCGGCCGCTCAGGCGCTGGAGCCCGGCGCGGAGGGCTACGGCTATGACGTCCAGTTCATCCTGGTCGGCCGAAATCTGGACGTCCAGCGGATCCGCCGCGACCTGGAGGCGATGGGCGACAGCGTCCTGGTCGTAGGGGATGCCAACACGGTCAAGGTCCACATCCATGTCCATGACCCTGGCCGCCCGCTGAGCTACGCCGTGCGATGGGGGAGCCTGCGGGATGTGGTGGTGGAGGACATGCAGGCTCAGTATGAGGCGTTCATCCGGGAGCGGGCGCAGACCCCAGAGTCCCCCGCCCCACGGGTGGCGCCCGGCCAGGTGGCCACCCTGGTGGTGGTCCCCAGCGCCGGCTGGGGACGGATCTTCGAGAGCCTGGGGGCCAGCGCGGTTCTGCCCGGCGGGCCTACCATGAACCCCAGCGCCCAGCAGTTCATAGAACGCCTGGAAGCCCTCCCCACGGATCGGATCATCGTGCTGCCGAACCATCCGAACGTGATGATGGCCGCTCAGCAGGCAGCCCAATTGACCCCCGGGAAGCGGGTGGAGATCCTGCCGGCCCGCACCCTTCCCCAGGGGGTGGCCGCCATGGTCGCCTACCGGCCGGAAGCGGATCTCGAGGACAACCGGCGGGCGATGGAGGAGGCCATGGGCCGGGTGCGCAGCGGCGCCCTTACCCGGGCCACTCGGGATGCCGTGCTGGAGGGCGTGACCGTCCGCCAGGGCCAGTGGATCGGACTGGTCGAGGATCACCTGGTGGCCGCCGGGGACGACCTGGAAGCGGTGGCCGGAAAGACCCTGGAGGAAATGGGCGCGGCCTCCGCCGAGCTGATCACTCTCTACGTCGGCACCGAGGCGGAGCCCGACCAGACCGCCTCCCTGGCGGAGGCCATCCGGAGGCGTTATCCGGATTGCCAGGTTGAGATCGTGGAAGCGGGGCAACCTCATTATCCTTATATTCTGAGCGCGGAATAGAGCGCGGATCCTCAAAGGAGAACGTCATCGATGCCGGTGCGGGTGCTGGTAGATAGCGCGGCCCTTCTGAACGCTCCCGACCTGCCGGGGGAGCTCCTGATCCGGATCCCCCTGACCATCCGGGCGGATCACCGGGCGTTTCGGGAAGGGATCGACGAGATCCCGCCGGATCTGTGGCCGCCGGCGGATCGTTCGATCGGTTTCCGTCTGGAACCGCCGGGCGAGGAGGCGCTGCGGGAGCTTTACCTTCGGCTGGCCCCCGGCACCTCCGCCATCGTAGCGGTGCTGCACTCCGGTCGGCTTTCGCCGCTGGTGGCCCAGGCCCAGGCTGCCGCCTCGGCGGTGCTGGGACGGTGCCCGGTGCATGTGCTGGACACCCAGACGCTGGGGGCGGGGCAGGGATGGATGGCGGAGACGGCGCTCCGGCTGGCCGCTCAGGGTCAGCCCGCAGAGGAGATCGTCCGACGCCTGCGGGGGATGCTCTCCCGGATCTACACGGTCTTCATCACCGAAAGCCTGGAGCCCCTGGAGCGGAACCGCTTGCTGAGCAAGACCCAGCGGATCCTGGGGACGATGCTGGGGATCCGCCCCTTCCTGATGATGGAAGAGGGAGCCCTGCTCCCTCTGGAGAAAGCGCGCTCTACGGAGAAGGCCCTGGAGAAGCTGCTGGAGTTCGCCGCGGAGTTCTCCCGGGCCGAACGGGTGGCGGTCCTGTATGGCCCGGCGCGCGCCCCTCAGGAGGCCCACGCTTTCGCCCAGCGCCTTCAGGAGGTCCTTCGGGCGCGGGAGCTCCGGGTGTATCCCTACGGGCCCTCCCTGGCCGCCTGGATCGGTTTCGACGGCCTGGGCGTGACCATCCAGGAGTAGCGGCACGGGGGGCATCAGGCCCCGCCACCTCCCTCCCGCCCCGGGCGGGCTACGGGCGCATCGTCGCCGGAGTGAGAAGGCGGAAGGGATCCTCGCCAGCCATTTGGCGGAACCGTCAGGAGGGAGATCGATGCTTTCCCGGGTGCTGTCGGCGATCGTGGTGATCTCTGTGCCGGTTGTGCTGCTTCTCCTCAACGTCCGGTTGCTGATGAACGACTGGTTCATCCGGCTGGAATACGCCCGCCCGGATTTCCCGCCCGACCTTTATGGGATGAGCCGGGAGGAGCGGCTTTCGCTGGCCCTCACCGGCCTGCGCTCCGTCACTCAGCCCCCTGGGGCCAGCATCCTGCGGGAGGTCCGGTTCGCCGACGGACGGCCGGCCTTCAACGAGCGGGAGGTCCGCCACATGCAGGATGTCTACGTCCTGCAGGGCCTCGCCTTCCGGGTCGGTGGGATCCTGACGCTGCTTCTATTGGGCGCGTGGCTGTGCCTGTGGTTCTCCCCGGGAACCCGAACCCTGGCCTGGCGCAGCCTGGGCTGGGGCGGCTGGCTCACCCTGGGGCTGGTGCTGCTGCTCACCCTGGGTTTCGCCCTGGCCTTCGACACCGCCTTCACCCTGTTCCACCGCTTGTTCTTTGAAGGGGACACCTGGCTCTTCCTCCCCAGCGACACCCTGATCCGCCTGTATCCGGAGAAGTTCTGGTTCGACGCAGCCCTCTTCATCGGCGGGCTGACTATGCTGGAGGCCGCCGTGTTGATCCTGGTCACACGGGGGCGGCCGGCGTCCTGACGAACGGAGGATGGATCCCATCCCTCATGCAGAATGAGACCCACATTTGAGGAAAGCCCCATGCGCATCCTGATCACCGGCGCCGCCGGCTTCATCGGATCCCACCTGTGCGATCGGTTCATCGCCAAGGGCCACGAGGTCATCGGGGTGGACAACTTCCTCACCGGGAACCCGGACAACATCGCCCATCTCATGGGGCATCCGCGCTTTCGCTTTATCCGGCATGACGTCACCCACTTCCTGTATGTGGAGGGCCCCCTGGACGCGGTGTTGCACTTCGCCTCCCCAGCCAGCCCCGTGGATTACCTGAAGTATCCGATCCAGACCCTTAAGGTGGGCGCGTTGGGAACCCATAACACCCTCGGCCTGGCCCGGGTCAAGGGCGCCCGCTATATGCTGGCCTCCACCAGCGAGGTTTACGGCGACCCCCAGGTCCACCCCCAGCCTGAGACCTACTGGGGTCATGTCAACCCGATCGGCCCGCGCGGCGTCTACGACGAGGCCAAGCGGTTCGCCGAGGCCATGGTGATGGCCTATCACCGGGTCCACGGCCTTCGCACCCGCATCGTGCGCATCTTCAACACCTATGGCCCCCGCATGCGGCTGGATGACGGCCGGGTGGTCCCGAACTTCATCGGCCAGGCCCTGCGTCGGGAGCCCCTCACGGTCTACGGGGACGGCTCCCAAACCCGCAGCTTCTGCTACATCGACGACCTGGTGGAAGGGATCGTCCGGCTGCTGGAGGTGGAGGAGCCGGAGCCGGTGAACCTGGGGAACCCGGAGGAGGTGAGCATCCGCGCGTTCGCGGAGATCATCAACCGGCTGACGGGGAATCCGGCCGGGATCCGCTTCTTGCCGGATCGGCGGATCCCGGGAGATCCCCAGCGCCGCTGTCCGGATATCACGAAAGCCCGCCAGCGGCTGGGGTGGAGCCCCCAGATCCCCTTAGAGGAGGGCCTGCGGCGAACGATCCGCTGGTTTGCGGAACGGCTGCAAAGGTAGGTCGAAATCCATTTCGACCTACCTCCTGGCGAATCATCGAATGCAGATGCTTCGGTGGCGGATCCGCTTATTCGGATGGGAGGCGCTCTGGGGCCTGATGGCCCTCGGAACGGGCGCGCTGACGCTGCTCGGCCCGGATCCCCGGATCCTCGGGGGGGTCCTCCTGGCCCTCCTTCTGTTCATCGGGATCCTGTGGGTCCCGGAGGCCGGGCTGGGGCTGGCGCTGATCGCCGGACCTTTCGCCCCCCTGGAGAACGAGATCGCCCGTCCTCCCCTCAACAGCGCCCAGATCTTCCTCGGCCTGGCGCTGCTGGCCTGGACCTGGAGGGGGCTGGCCCGCCGGGATCTGCGCGTCCCCTCCTGGGGTTGGGGATGGGCTTACGGGCTCTACCTGGGATACACCCTTCTCTCCCTGCTGTGGGCTGCTTCCTGGGAGGAAGGGCTGCCGGAGTGGATCAAGTGGGCCCAGATCGGGCTGGTGGTGATCCTGGTTCGAACAGCCCAGCCTCCCGTTCAGCGCGGGCTCCTGGGGGCGGCGCTCCTCTCCGGCGCCCTTCAGGCCGGCGTTGGGCTCTGGCAAGCGGTCCTGCGGGGGACAGGCCCGGAACACTTCCGCCTCCCTGGGCTTCCCTTCTACCGGGCCTATGGGACCTTCCAGCAGCCCAATCCCTTCGCCGGGATGATGGGGTTGATCGCCCCGGTGGCCCTGGGGCTGGGATGGAGCCTGTGGCGGGATCCGGAGATACAGCGCTGGAGGTGGGCCCGGCCTGTCGGGTTGGGCGCGCTGGGGGTGGGCATTCTATCCCTCCTCGGCCTGCTGGCCTCGTGGTCCCGGGGGGCGTGGCTGGGGGCTGGGATGGCCGGGCTGGTTTTGTTGCTGATGCTGCCGGCCCGCGCCCGCCACGGGCTGGCCATCGGGAGCCTCCTCATGCTGCTGAGCGCGCTGGCCTGGACCGCCGGGATGATCCCGACGCCGATCCAGGCCCGGCTGGCCGGAGCCCTGGAGGAGATCCAGGTGGCGGATGTGCGGGGGGTGGAGGTGACCGAGGCGAACTTCGCGGTGATCGAGCGGCTGGCCCACTGGCAGGCGGCCGTGGAGATGTTTCAGGCTCGCCCCTGGCTGGGGGTGGGGTTCGGGAACTACGCCGCCGCCTACCCGGCCTACGCGCTGATCCGCTGGCCGAACCCTCTGGGACATGCCCACAACATCTATCTGAACGTAGCGGCCGAAACCGGCCTTATCGGGCTGGCCCTCTATCTGCTGCTCTGGGCCGTGATCGGGGCCCGGACCTGGGCGGCGTGGCGGGGGAATGTGGGATGGCGGCGCGGGCTGGCGGCCGGGCTGATGGCCGCCTGGGCGCATTTGCATGTTCACCATTTCTTCGATAACCTGTATGTGGCCAACCTGCCCCTGTTGCTGGCCCTCTACGGAGCGTGGGCCGAGATCCTGATCTCAGAGGGGAAACCGGGAAAGAGGGGCTAAGCATTCTGTCTTCATCTCAGGAGGATCCCATCGTGGAGAGAAAAGAGGTCATCCGCTTCGCCGCCATCGATCTCGTCCCCCCGACTTATCGAAAAGAGTTGCGTCGGTTCCTGAAGTTCTGCGTGGTGGGGACAGTAGGGTTCATCGTGGACACCGGGCTCCTGAACGGGTTGATCTTCCTGGGCGGGGTGATCCCGGTGATCGCCAAGGCGATCTCTTTCATCGCCGCGGTGACCAACAATTTCCTGTGGAACCGTTACTGGACTTACCCGGAGTCCCGCTCCAAGCCCCTCTGGCAGCAGATCTCCCAGTTCTTTGTGGTGAACACCGCGGGGCTGGGGATCAACCTGATGGTGTTCGGGACGGCCTCCGCCTTTCTGATCCCCCGTCTGGGGATGAAATGGGGGGTGAACCTGTCTCAGATCCTCGCCGTGGGGGTCGCCCTCTTCTGGAATTTCTTCGTGAACCGCTTCTGGACTTTCAACGACGTCCCCTGATCGGGGGAACGGATGCCAGCTCGAGCGCTCAGAACCTTTCACGCAGGAGGGTAAAGATGCTGCGGGTGGAGATCGAGTATTGCGCGGTCTGAGGGTATCTCCCTCGAGCGGTCAGGTTGACCGAGGAGCTGTTGAAGGAGTTTGAGGGCCAGGTGGCCTCGTGGACGTTGATCCCCTCCAGCGGGGGCGTCTTCGAGGTCCGGGTGAACGGGGAGCTGGTGTTCTCGAAGAAGCAGCTGGGGCGTCACGCGGAGGTGGAGGAGATCCGCCAGGCGCTGGCGGCCCGGCTGCGCCCATAACCGGGGGGTGGGCAAAGCGCCCACCCCCCAATGAGGCCGGAAACGAGGACGCTGGTATCCAGGACGACTCGCAATGCCCTTCTCATTGCTTGGCCCTTACCGCTCGGATTTCCGCCAGGACCTCCTCATCGGTAATGCCGCGTTCCTGGGCGATCGCCCGGGCCTCTTTCACAGCGACGGCAAAGCGCTGCCTGGCCCTTTCCATCTCCCGGCGGAACTTAAAAAATGAACTCCAGCACCTCCCGGAGCTGGTCCTCAGGCAGTCCCTCCAGCTCCTGCAGGATGGTCTCACGAGTGACCGCCACGCTCCTCATGGCCTCTCTCCTTCTGACCGCAGGGATGCACCCCTTGAGCCAATATGAAAACAGGAGGGGAACAACTCAAATCAACGGAACCAGCTCCTCCACCCATTCCCGGATCCGTCGCGCGGTGGGGCTTTCAGGCTCGATCTCATGGATCGGCCGGCCTTCCTGGAGCGCCCGGTAGGCGGTCACCGGGTCCACCGGCCACGTCCGGATCGGGACGTCGTTCAGGCGATGGCGGATCTGGGCCTCGGTCCACGGCTCCGGGACCGCCCAGCGGCGCACCCAGACAGGCTCGACCGCAGGCAGACCGATGCCGATCCCCTCCAGCCCGCGGAGCACCGCCCGGGCCCGCCGCAACCCCGGCCCATGGCTCTCAAAGGTGAGGAGAACCCGCTGGCATCGGGGGAGCACCCGCGCAGCCACCGGTCCCAAAGGATCCCCCGGCATCCAGACCACAAACCGGGCCTGGGAGGTCAGCCGCTCCGCCACCCGGTCCACCAGCGCCGGACCCAGTGGGCGATCGATGGACCACACCTGAAGCCCATCCCGTGGAGCGCCCAGGCCCCGCGTGGGATCCGCGCCCGCCTCCAGCTCCTCCAGGCTCATCCGGGGCTCGAGATCAAACACGAAGGCACCCCGTCCGTTCCCCTCCACATCGATCAGCAACGTGGGGGCATGTTCGGCCAGCGCCGCCGCCAGGGCGGCGGCCAGGAGCTCTCCCGCGCACCCCGGCCAGCTCTCCACGCAGGCGATCTCCAGCGCCCGGCGCTCCCTCGATGCCGGGATCCGGATCTCCGTCAGCACCTCCTGCACCGTGCGGACCAGGGTCTCCGCAGAGACAGGTTTGGTGAGATAGGCGTGGACGTTCATCAGCTTCGATCCCACAGCGGATCCCAGCTGGGCCTTGGCGGTCAGAACCACCACCGGCATCGTCGCCAGGTTCGGCCGCTGCCGCATGGCCTCCAGAACCTCGAAGCCGTCCATCCCGGGCAGCATCAGGTCGAGGATCACCAGGTCGGGCTGCTCCCGCTCCATCAGCTCCAGCGCCCGGAACCCATCCTCGGCATAGAGGGGCTCGTGACCGGCGCGCCGGAGCACAAGGCCGATCAGCCGGCGGGCATCCGGATCATCGTCCACGATGAGCAGGCGAGCCATGGCCTTCCCCCGCGGTGGATTCGAATTACAACAGACGAGGCTGACGGCCGGCGGCGAGGACGTCGGCTCCGCCAGCGGCCAGGTGAGCCAGTCGGGTGGGCTCCGGCAGCCGGTGGCCCCGCACACAGGCCATCACCGTGGCGATGGCGTTCTCCAGCGAGATCCGGTGGCCGATGGAGACGAACACCGGGGAGGCTCCGGCCTGGGTGCGCAGGACTGCCCCGATCATCTCCTCTCCATCCCAAAGCGGTGACCATGCGCCAGGCTCATCCGGCGGCATCTCATAGCGCCCCCACAGTTTCGACTTCGCACACCCGATGGAGGGAAGATCCAGATAGACCCCCAGATGGGTGGCGATCCCCATCCGCCGGGGATGGGAGATCCCATGGCCATCCACCATCAGCACCTGCGGGGAGAGCGACAGGCGCTCCAGAGCGGCGAGGATGGCGGGGGCCTCCCGGAAGGCCAGCAGGCCCGGGATGTAGGGAAAGGTCACCGGGACCTCCGCCACCGCCTGGGCCAGCGGAGTGAGATCCGGAAAGCGGACCGCAACGGCGGCAGCGCGGGCGAGCTCCCCGCGGAAGCCCACGTCGACCCCTACGATGACCGTCCCCGGCCCCGGCATGGGCCCCTCACGGATCACCTGTTCGCGCAGCCGTTGCTGGATCGCCACGGCCTCCTCAGGGGAGACGTTCCATGGATGGGGATGACGAACCGGCAGGGGCATCGCTCACCTCGTCAGCGCGACCAGACGTCGGGCGAGCTCCCGGAACTGCTCCGCCACCAGACCCTCCGGCTGCATCATCACCATCGGCACCCCTTGATCGACCGCCTGATGGGCCAGCTCGGGAGCCGGGGAGATGAAGCCGATGGGCTCCAGGGAGAGGGCCTCCTCGATCTGGCGCCGGGTCAGGGCGATCCCCGAGGCGGCCCGGTTGACCACCACCAGACCGAGCTGTTGCGGGACCCAGCCGACCTGGAGCAGGACCTGGATCAATTCCCGAGCGTGGAGGAGACACAGGGAGGTCGGCTCCATAACCAGGACCAGATACCGCAGCTCCCCCAGCAGGGCCCGCGCCCCATCATCCAGGGTATGTCCCATCTCGAAGATCACGTAATCGCCGAGGGCGGCCAGGTGGCGGGCGATGACCCGGATGTGGGCGGCGGAGAGCATGACCGGCCGGGGCGTGTAAGGGGTCAGCAGCATGCGCAGCCCGCTGACGTGAGGGGTCAGGTGCTTCCCGATCGTCGGAGGGTCCAGCTCCTGGGGGGGATACGCCAGGACACTGGGCAACCCCAGGGCCTGAGAGAGGCGGAGCAAATGCGCCAGGCCGCCATGGGGAGCCAGGTCGGCGAGAAGCACCTGGGGGGATCGGAAATCCGGGGGCGGCGTGCGCACCGTGGGCGGCAGATGGCCGCCCCCCAGTGCCAGGGTCACCGCCGTGTTCAAGGCGACCGTGGAGGTCCCCACCCCTCCTTTCACGCCCAGGAAGCCGATGGTGGCGGCATGCACCCGCGCCGTGGCCTCCGCCTTCAGGCGGGCGGCCCGCTGGAGCAGGGCCTCAACGCGGGAGATCAACTCCGCCGGATGCACCGGCTTGGTCAGGTAATCATCCGCGCCGGCCTGAAAGCCGGCGATCTTATCCCCTACCGCCGTCTTCGCCGTGAACATCAGGATGGGGATGGCGGAGGTGCGCGGGTTGGCCCGCAGGCGCCGGCAGACCTCCAGACCATCCATATCCGGCATCATCACGTCCAGGATGATCAGGTCCGGCTGCTCGGTCTCCGCTTTGGCCAGGGCCTGGGCGCCGCTGGTCGCCGGGAGGATCCGATAGCCTTTGCGTTGCAACAGGAGGCTGATCAGCTTCACCGTCTGCAGATCATCATCCACCACCAGGATCGTCTCGGCCATGCCGGGATGCTCCGAAGCTGAATCCTTCACGATCCTCCGGACCGCCGGGCGAAGAGGGCGTCGGTCTTCGCGGCCATGATGAAGTCGTTCCGATGCAACCCACGGATCTTATGGGTCCACCAGATCACGGTGACGGACCCCCAACGGGTGACCAGGACGGGGTGATGGCCCTCGGCCTCCGCCAGCTCGCCCACCTGAAGGGTGAACGTTAGGGCCTCCCGGAAGTTGGGGAAGCGGAAGGTCCGCTCCAGCTGGGGGATCCCCTCGCGCACCACGATCTGCCATCCCGGGACATGAGGAAGCCAGGCGGCGATCTCCTCCTCCGTCAACGGAGGCTCCCCGCCCCGGCACGGCACACATTTCATTTCGGTCAATTCCATGCCTGGCCTCCCTCGGCCTTTTGAAATCCCGGATCCGCCCGGCGGGGAGGAAGCGCGATCCCTGCTTTCGTAAATTAGCATCGGGAAAGGGGGCCGTCAAACCGGGGCCTTCCAGGTTTTCCGGGCAGGTGATCGCTTTCGGCCACAGGACATGTAGGGCAACTGCTCGCAGTTGCCCTACATGCGGAAAAACTGGAAAGCCCTGCCGTCAAACCCGACCCCTTGCGGGGAACCGAAGGGGGAGCCCCCGCAACCCTTTTCCGAATCGCCTGGCCGGACCCCTCCCCTCCCATCCCACCCGGAACAGTCCGAGCATCTTTCGCCGCGACTCCAAGTGGAATCGAAGACGGAGGTTCGGGGCGAAAAGCCCCTCCTACAGAAACCATCTTGGCTCTTCCCTTCCAATGATCGGGGATTGGGATACCGGTCGGCAGCCTGCCGTGGCTCTGCGTGAACCGATGTCCCAACGAGGGCAGAGCAAGATCGATGCGGGAGGCATGGTGGTATGGGAACGTCTTTCGTCGCGATCCTTGCCTCATCGAAGACGGGGTTCGGGGCGAAAGCCCCTCCTACAGAAACCATCTTTTTGTAGGAGCGGCTTTCGCCGCAACCATTGCGTCATCGAGG is drawn from Thermoflexus hugenholtzii and contains these coding sequences:
- a CDS encoding 4a-hydroxytetrahydrobiopterin dehydratase; translation: MELTEMKCVPCRGGEPPLTEEEIAAWLPHVPGWQIVVREGIPQLERTFRFPNFREALTFTLQVGELAEAEGHHPVLVTRWGSVTVIWWTHKIRGLHRNDFIMAAKTDALFARRSGGS